Below is a window of Alphaproteobacteria bacterium DNA.
TATACATAACACCAACGACACGTTCACCTTTTTCATGGGATTTTTCTAATTGAACCCACGCTGCCTCACGTCTTGCTTTCTCACGGCTTAAAACAGTTTCCCCATTTTTACCTTCAAAGCGCTCCACAAACACATCTATTTCGTCGCCTACTTTGAGTTCGTCGTCATCCTGAGAAATCCCAAATTCCCTGAGAGGGATTCGGCCTTCAGATTTCAAACCTACGTCTATGGAAACAATTTCGTTGTCTAAGTTAACAACAAGTCCTTTTACCACGCGTCCTACGAGACTTTGTTCAGCGGTACCAAGGGATTCTTCTAGGAGATCAGCAAAACTTTCTTTTGAAGTTGACTGGGCAGTTTTAGTTTGGGTTGACATTAATTGTCCTTTAAATAAAGCCTAACAAATAAGCTTTGAGTTAGAGTTAATCCAAGGAACCATTTCCGATTCCACCAAAGATAACAAACAAAGTCCGCTCCCTAGAGAGATGTACACCTTGTATGCCTGTTGTTGCCTTCTATTATCGATAGTACTTCTTCAAAGACTTGGTCGATTGTGAGCTCTGAAGTATCAATGATGAAAGCATCCTTTGCAGGGAGAAGAGGCGAAGTTGTGCGAGTCGTATCTCGTGCATCTCGTTCCTTCATATCTTGCAAAACGTGATCATATATACATGTAGTTCCCCTTTTTTGCAACTCTTTCCATCGTCTTTCCGCACGGATGTCAGGATTTGCAAAAATAAAGAACTTATAGTCAGCTTCGGGACAAATAACAGTGCCAATATCGCGCCCATCTAGAATTGCTCCAGGTTTATTCCGTGGAGGGGTGCTACAGAAATTCTTTTGAAACGCTAAAAGAGCCGCTCTTACCCCGGGATACGAGCTAACAATAGAGGCTATTTCACCCACTGATTCATCCCGTAAAAGCGGAGACTGTAAGTCTTCTTCTCGGATCTGTTGGGCGACTTTCTCGCATGTTTGTTCATTGTTTGGATCC
It encodes the following:
- a CDS encoding (d)CMP kinase, with the protein product MIIAIDGPSGSGKGTLAKKLADHFDFAFLDTGLLYRAVAFIMRSQGLDPNNEQTCEKVAQQIREEDLQSPLLRDESVGEIASIVSSYPGVRAALLAFQKNFCSTPPRNKPGAILDGRDIGTVICPEADYKFFIFANPDIRAERRWKELQKRGTTCIYDHVLQDMKERDARDTTRTTSPLLPAKDAFIIDTSELTIDQVFEEVLSIIEGNNRHTRCTSL